Within Coffea arabica cultivar ET-39 chromosome 4e, Coffea Arabica ET-39 HiFi, whole genome shotgun sequence, the genomic segment ATTAATCTTGTCTATGCTAGTCAATCGTGTCACTtaattttgatttgaatttaaattttatttttttttgtgtatgtGACGTACATTTAAGGATGTTAGTATATatattgtcagtgtatataaaattaatatttacaTTTTTATAGAATGTGATTTTTATATAAtgatttttccttctctttaaaCTTATCTTTGATTGATCTTTTATGGTTACTAGTGTCAGAGAAatgattccttttttttaaaaaattatatgtaGTGTCATAATTTAGATGTAATTTAGGTATAATCTTCGTACTTGTTTTTCCCTTCATCCTAGAAATAATACTTCATCCCTTATTAATCAAGATAGGCTTGCAACTATTATCTTTATTATCCATTATCTtattaatcaaaataaaaaagattatTGAAAAATGTACTTGTGAtgtaatcaaaaatatttttacaaataaaccactatccaaacaaattgaATCTTGTGTTTGGACAAATGAGTATTTTTTCATGGGAGTATTTTggtcaccaaaaaaaaagggacagaGTCCATTTCAATATTTTAGAGCCCAGTAAGTTTTATTTGTCAGCGCCGAACAGGGAAGGCAATAGGTTAAGCCCAATTCTTTCTCGAACTTCTAAGCCCACTCCAACAAACCCAAAAAACTAAACCCCTTCCCTTCTAATTTCTTAAGCCTCTTCTACCCACCGCTTTCTCCCGCTCCTCTCAATTCCGCCCCCGCCGCAGCCGCCACCTCGTCAGCCGTTACTACCTTGTTTAAGGTCTGTCAAATCCTttgtagcctttttttttttgggtgcccAGAAATTGTTTCTCTTTTGAGTCTATGTCGTTACTAGAAACAATCATAAAAGCTTCATCCGGCCTGGCTCGGCCGGATTATGAGTCAGAGTACCCTATAGTTCTGAACCCAGACCCCGTTTTCCTGAACCTTAAGCCTGAAAATGAGGACCCAATTGATAGAATACTAGTTAAAAAGGATGATGGTTGGCCGATTGCGCAAAATGATGCTGAAAGAATTGAATTAGGCCGAAATTTCTTCAAGAAGTTGAGAAGAAAGCTGAAGAATGCTAACAGTTTCACTAAAGATGAGTTTTTTGAGATGTTCAATccatttttggagaaaaatgggGAGATATTAGGAATTTCGGCTGAAATTGGAAGGCGGGAGGTAGGTTATAGTGTGAAATTGGTTGAAAAGGTGGGATATTTAATGGGGAGAGATGTGAGGGGCTTAATTTTGGAGGCTTGTATTGTTTTGGAGCTCTGGGATGTTTTGGAGAGTTTGATTGTTAATAAGCTTGTTCTGCATTCCTGTGTTTCTAATTTGGTTAATAATTTGATTGAAAAAAGGAGGTCTGATTTGATTGTGTTGTGCGTTAAGCACATCGGTGACATTCAGACTTACGAAATTATGTGTATTTTGAAGTATTTTTTGTGTCCCTCAAAGGAGGGGTATGAGAGTATGGTTAGTGTGaggaaggattgggagagtCAAGCATTGTTAGCTATTGAAAAGGTTAGTGATAAGAATCTTACTGGGAAGAAATTGAGTGTGGCAAGGGATGCTTCTTTGTTGATTATGGTGGCATATGATGGATTCTCGGTATCAGAATTGTGCTTGCATTATTTGCTAGCGTCAAAGAATGTTGATGATGTGATATTGGCATCTTGTATTAGTAAGTTGAATGGTTTGGAAATGATGAGTTTGATTCAGTATTTGAGCAAGTGGTTGAACAAGTATGAGAGGTTTCCTCAAGTGAGTCCCTGTCCAAAGGCATCTTCATTGTTGGGGCTGAAAGTTTGTGAATGGATTCCAAGTCTTCAAGACGTTGTCAGGTGTCTTGGTTTGGTTATAGATGAGCACTTTTCTTCTTTGGTTCTGCATCCCGAGTTTCATGAGGAGATGAGATCCTTAGGAGGACTGGCTAGTTCTTTAGCTGCAGAAGCAAGGCTCTGTGGTTCTCTGGCAAATTTGACTGAGAGGTTGAGAACAGATCATAGAGGTATTTATATAGAACTTGTAACTACATTAAAATCTACATATTTTTAGTCTTTATCTCAAGGTTGAGTCTGATTTTGATTTAAGCAAGTCTCTGccgtgcaaaatgaaatgcttatcCTTCCATTTCAAGTTCGGCCTCTTTGTTTCTGTCCTTTGGATGATTCATTTTAGGGATGGTTTTTTATACATGTAGAACTATTTCAATGATACTTGTATTACTGATAGCGGTAATAGCAATTTCATACGAGGCTTTCTTGAACTAAGAATATGCTACAATTATGGCTGTTACCTCTTTCTATATGGTTGAGGCAGGGAAATGGGGTTCTTGAGATATAATCAAACAAGTTGCTGTCAGTATAGTTCACTTGTTATCAACTAATTATCATCATGGGCCAAAGAAACCCTTTTTTTAATTAAGAAATGTTGTCGTGTTCAATTTGCAACAGGGTCGAACGGGGAATATATGGTTCATTTATGTGTGAGGCCATGCTTTTAGGTTTTTGCACATTGCAGTTTTAGATTGAATGGCACGCGGAAAAATTGACACCAAAGAGACCGAGGGAGAAATTGGGGTCTAATTATTACATACAAATACGTTTTTGATATTTCAAAACTGAAACATTTGTTACTTGTATGCTTGAGTGACTCCAACATCTCAACATTACGGTTTATGTTAAATCCGTATAATGCATGATGAACCATTGTAGTTTGcatattgaagaaaaattttggggCTTAAATAGAAAAATAGTGCCAGTGGCTGTTCTTTGAACCCGAGAAAATATGAGTTCAGTACTGACGAAATGTTTATAGAGTAAGGCAAAATTATGGTTTTCTTAACGCACTTTTAGCTTCCATATGACTCCTTTTAGAAGTGATGACTAGAAGCAGCAAGCTCTGAGGTCACCAAGAAAAAGTTTTCTGGCCACCTAAACAGGAAGCCTTGTGATTGCAATTGACATTGATATGAGAACTTACTATGAGGTCAAATAGAAAAAGTGCATACTGAATTTGGCACGCACTCAGTTATTGTGTTGATAgaggaaaaacagaaaaagaagttGTCACTTCAGCAGAATAGACCTTAGTATTCTTCTCCACCTTCACATGACAACTTTTTGCTCTAGTATAGGATATAATCTTTATACTCTACTGTGGAATTTTTTTCTACTATGTATGGAAATTTTATGAGCTTTCTGTCTGCTGTTTTATCTCTCATGGTTACGACTACCAGATTTAGTGTATATGGCTGTATCATCATCCTTCAGTTAAGTTTTCCCATCGATTTTTGAAGTTTTGGGCAAGTCTCTATagtattttgtttttttaatatTGGTGGTTGTTTTGGTGATTGTCATGCATTTCAGCCTAAATCATGTCCATATGCAAATACAGTGTATGCCATTCGATCATCCCATTCTGTAAATATTGGTTAACTTTCTGCTTTTAAAGATTTGCCAAAacgaaaatttccaatttttaactgaattttgtaattttagcATATGTCATTTACATCCCAATGCATTTTCTGCAGGCTAAAAAACCGCAGAGGTGTGGAATTGGTTGGCAGATTGAGGGGTCATCTTGCTGCCATATAAGATCATTGTTGTAGCAGGTTGCGGGCCTATAGCATGTTGTAACTTGGGAGTGCAGAAGTTTGATTGAGCTGAACAGTGGACAAAAAGAATTCATGGATGTGCTCTGCTTCAACAATTGATTCAGAATGTTTCCAAGTCACAGGACTTGCAActctttttccattttatgtATCTCTGACACCAAGAAACAGAAAATAGAAAACAACAAAACCTGAGTTTTTCATCAAATTATGGGCTGCACGCAAAAAACTAGAAATATTGGATTAAGGCGCTACTAAAATGAATTTATATGGAGGAGCAAACAAATGAAGTATTCAAGAACTCCATATGCCTATGGTAAAACTAAACTATAACAATTTAtgattctttttgtttttggtttccCCCTCCCTCCCTCTTGACTGCATGTTCAAAGATATACCAATTTAACAAAACTGTTGTTATACTATCTTAGACATTTTCTGAGTAATTTATATGCAAGCATCTCCTAGTGAAAACCTAGAAGTATGAAAAATGGCAATGCTTAATAAGTGAAACAAGAATGATACAacaattttgtttgaaaaagtGTAATCTGAATACAATCACGAGAGATGTTTGATTATCCAATTTCCTTTCCGTTTTAAGGAGAGGGTGGGGGAGAAGGGGTTAAACATATTCTGTACTGAAATATCATCTCCTGTCCTACATTTtagatttttaaatatttaatgttCTGTTTTTGTAATATCCAGATCATGCAGTGGTTAAGTATCTCTATGATACTATTGTTAGATAAACATGACAATATTTGAATTTCGGATCAAGAGATTAGTGTTTTAATAAACACAGAGATTAGTGTTATCATTGATTTACCAAAAATGTTATCAAGAAAAATTCccttccattttttctttttaatatacTACTTGAACCCTTTTGCTCCCTTCCCTCCTGATTTTCAAATTGAAGAACCACAAGATAGAAGTCTAATCCCCATCCAACAAGAAGTATTTGATGAGGATGAAATATTTGAATCAGCTCTGCCATGCAAAGCAGGAAACTGCTATAAAATCCCCATGATCCCAAGTACTTTTTTTCACAAGAAActttacaaactcaaaacatCAACCATGAGGATAAAGGAGGGAAAGGTATAGTTCTTTTCAATGAACATCCTGGAGTATTATTAGtctcttctttcttcttatGTAAGAGACAAGGGTTGTGCTCCCTGTTCAATTATCATTAATAAAGTGAGTTCTTTTCTGCATTAATATTTGCTGGTTTTTTCTTTGAATATTGAGATTCATGATCATGTGTTATAgtcattcttttcctttgagaaaatTGTTATTGCCATTAAGGTACTCCCTCCATCCTATTAAAACtattatatttttcattttgggaCGCCTTCAAATGTTTGTCGTGAAATTCGAAACTccttttattctcttttttctttaatcatatgcatgttgctattcaaattcaaaatttgaatttatggggataaaattgaaaagagaagtATTAGCATCATAATCAAAGTGCTATTCTTAAAAAGTTGCATCCTGGAAACATGACAAATAAATacaattttcaaataaatacaaataaaTTGGGACAGAGGGGTATaaatagggatggcaacggggcggggttggggcagGAGACCCCTCCCCcaccccccgccccgccccgcttcaccccgcttcccccgcgggggCATCCGTggggttaataaaattgtcctcgcggggttaataaaattttattatagttaaattttaataaataatcaaatactaaaatatcaacacatcatcaagttattattcattgtaattttacaattgaaactcataaaaacaatcaaacaaaagttatttgaatacaatccaacatgatgaaataaatacaactaaaatagttaagttttcacttttggtacaaatacaatcactaattcattattgtgtttgtgtttttttttgagaaaaaagtgttattctagtaagtgtaattagaaatttagtataaatgtattagtaaatttagtatagctaattaataaattctattagtagacatgtctaattattcatataattgataatatcaattatattacatacattaatatacattatataatacatctaactaataatatcattatcataagtttataactaattaaattacatattatatatatttatttatatatatatacactttttttttgcgggtggcggggcgggggatggggcggggatactcccccgccccccgccccgtttctaaacgaggggaaaaaattcccccccgcccccgccccactCCCCGCGGACACTCGTCATCATTGCCATCCCTAGGTATAAAGGATAGCTATTcacataaaagaataaaaagaataaaagattTTGGTATTAGTTGAATTACAAgcctttcttttactttttgagTGTACTTTTTCATGTCATTCAAAAGTGTACATCTAATCTCACCCTTTTCCATTGTATGTTGAAGGGGCTCTCTTATCACAATGTAAATATGGGATCCTTCTGCTACGAATTTCTTTCTATTCAGTGATTGTATTTAGTGGGTTTTTTTTGGGTGTATGCATACAAATTTTATTCACTCACGAAGTGCAACAAAGACACATGCTAAGGACATTGGTAATTTGAAATCTTAATTAGTCATTGTTGATAAGCTTTAGCGTTTAACTGAAGATAAGCATCGCCCTCTATGATTTGTGTTACTAAACTGTGATTAACCAATTTAGTTTGCATAGTTGAAGATAAAGTTTGGAGCTCCCATAGTCCATACAGAAGAGTTGCCTATATATGGGCTctcctttattttgattcaAGAATTAAAACTGAAAGCGAGTTTGTCTACTTAATCTTCAAATAAGGAATTTGATTAACACATTACATACATTAGTAATCAACCAAGCCATCTGAATTTATATGCATTTTTTTGCTCAAAAAAATCTCAGCCTTACAAATTCTGTTTATCGCATGTATTATAGTGTTTACCTTCTAAAAGATGTTTGAATAGCAGCAGATGAGATCCTCTATCCATTATGTCTGTCCATTTTGCTCTCCAATGCAAAACTACGTAGTTCCACTTATTAATACTGCTAAAATTGTAATCTTAATTAGTCATGTTGATTCAGAAAGTAGACGTCCACgttaaaattgaatttgaaactcatATATCAAACACCCCCTAAATATGCATTCAATGTTATGTGCCATATCAGCAGCATTAGTAAGTGGAACTATGTAGTTTTGTATTGGAGAATAGATAGGTGCATAATAAATGTTTACAAATCTAAGGAAGCTGAAAATGACGAGAAAATATAACAAGAAATTGTAAAAACAAGAAGCTCATGGTTATAGGTTTACCCCATAGGAAAATGGGCAACATTCCAATACAAGGTACCCTGGCAAAAAGAAATACTACAAAACTGAACCCTAAAGAATCAATACAACTACCTATTGCCTAACATCAACAGGCATTCCAAGATTTGGGACgcctagaatgcgttctgtatGGATTAGAATCTATTGAGTATCAACTGAGTGTCAAATCCAATTAGGAATCAACAGTaaacttccttttcaactttTAAATCATCAGGTGAAGATGGAATGGAAGAAACTTGTTTACAACAAAAGGCAAAAGTTTAACACTAGAAAGTATTTTGAGTCCACAAATTAGAAACCATCTGTAAGGGCAAACACTCGGCCTGCCAAAGGTGGAGCCAGTGAAGAAATTGCATGTTGAATGACCTGATTGACAGAAAAAACAGAATTTGATCATCAGATCATGCAAGAGGAAGaagggggaaaaaggaaaaagaaagaagtgaAATAACTACATGAATGTTAATGAAAACAAGTAAATTTCGGGTGCTGATAATTTGAAATATCACATTTTTGGCATAATGTAGAAACCCAGGAATAATTGTCAAGCTTTAACATGCCAATCGGGTAAGAGAACTCCACTTTAACTCGACTTCCTACTGATCACCAATCAGCCAaagtttttgttaaaaaagggaaaataggATTTATCATGCTTGATATGTCAGATTTGTCAACCGAAAGGAGTAAAACATAAGGATATCAGTGTTTAAAGAGTCAAATTCCTTTCGGAGATAGAGGACAACTTACATCCAATTGATAGCGAGCCGAAAAGTGGATCAAAAGAATCGCTTTGTTTTCAAACATATCTGCATAGTGAATTATCTGCACAAATATACCAAAGCAACATCATACATCAACTGCAGTAAGGAGATtagaaggtaagaaatggtgaaaaCTCAACCTCTGACAAATGCGTGTGTCCATAATCCCTTGCATCATCCACCGTCATGGTGTCTTCAACATATGTGCTCTTAATAGAAATCAAGGAAAAGGAAACTGTGTCAGAAAAAATTAGTCTCTTAAATAAATACCACAAGGTAAGCAACACATGCTCGTAGATAACAGCTTTCTAACTCCCAAAATCACCACATGCTGCTAATATATAACTGTTTAATAAAGCTTGACTTAAGTTGTTAGTAGCATCAATGCCATGGCTTTGAAGTCCCTTCTGCTGTTTTATCTTTTTGTATTGAATCTCTGTACCACTCATTTCGCTATAACAAGCAATCACATGTTAAAAGACTCCCAAAAACTCTGTACAACAAAAACATACAAGTCTCCATCTAAACTAGATAGTCACATaaatgattcttttttttttttattttctaaggtTGTTTTAACCGCACAACTACATTAATGTAGTTCTTCCAAAATTTAGGTTGGATATAAACAAGTCTACACAGATCTAATGAAAAATTATGACAGAAAATACCAAAGTGCAGTCACGAGATGATAGGAAAACATAAAATGCATATTATTGTGATTGATAAAGCTCTGCacaatatacatatacatatatatatataatgcagCCATTGAGAAGAAGTTTCTAGCCATTATCTCTGCTTTcttcatgaaaaagaaaaaagaaaagagagaaacccCAAAGCCATATcatagaaaagggaaaaaaataaggaggagaaaaaaataataaaaaaaagaaagagaaaaggcatGACATGGCATGGCTTGGAGATCTTGCACTCGAGTCACAGGATGAACATGACTTGGCAGTTGCCTGGATGCTTGGCAAAACCCAATTATTGGGGTTAATTACCCGATTATTGCAAGTTTTGTTAAATTCTACTGATCATTTTTAAGCCGCCCAAAAGCGCCAGTTACCCTAGCAACTTTACGTCTAACTAAAAATGCTACTCAAAGGTTTAGCTATTACTCTACATACATCCAAGTTcaaaaaaccaaaactaaacaaaagaaaaaaaaatgtcagcTTCAACAATTCAATGATTCTTTTTGACCAAGTCACCTTAAATTGAGCCCCTCATGAAGCCTGCTTTTGGTCTAACCTCACTTTCCTCCTCAAAATCCCATGCAAATTGATTCTTCTGTCTCTTTCCTCCTACAAGAAGACACTTTCATCCCCCAAATCTGTCTATGCATCAGAGGCTCCAAAAGCTTTAAAAAATGTGCACATGGCGGACTAGGACTCCAGTAACATTTAAAAGCCTCAAATTCTCTTCAATGTCAAAATCTATTTTAACTGTGTCCAAGGCAGGGGTTTGGACAACATAAACTTATAAAGATGCTAATCGAAGTAGTTGCTTTGAGCCAGACTCCTTACAGTCACTACTTCAATTAGCATAACCTCTATCTTTCAAAGACTAAAAGAAAATGATtggtaaaatttgaaattagatAAAAAGTTGCAAATATTCAGGTAACTAATCACTATATTATTTTGCTTGCAATCTAAGATATAAGTTGAATACAAACAAATACGCATACAAGCCAAAACAATTAACAAAATCACATGAAAGGCATGCATAAGCATAACCCAGTACGTCAAGTTAAGTCCACAATTGCAAGTTACTTCTTTCACTATAAATAACAACGATAAAGGACCACAGAGTTCCAGAATATCAGTCACAGTTAGGGTGTCATACTTCCATAATGAGGATCTTTGCTCTTAAAGCATCAATATTGTTGCTATCCACAATGAAGTCTGACGTTGTGTCTCCTGTGAAAGCAACTTCAGGCGTTGTTGTAGTATATGTAATCTGCCAAACGCAACAACAGTCCAGTCATTCTCTCAGCTATTGagtgaaataaataaaagttaCTGTAGATCAATTTAAATTAATAGGCTCAACCAAACACAGCACCAGATATGCGCAAGGCAATCTAATGAGAAGTATGAGTTATAGTGCTATGAGAACAAATTCTAAAATAATTTAAGCATCAAAGCCCAAGACACACCAAGATTATTCATTTGAAAACCTTCCTCCAACTTGCAAAGAAGAACAATCAAGATTAAAGAAAAGCAATGTATATTTATGCAGGTATTAGCATGCTGCACCAACAAGAAAACTAGAGTACAAAAGTGAAGTAAATGCTCAAAAAAGCGACTTCTGTTTGGCAGCCAAGAAGTAATATAGAGTTATCAAGGCACAGACCTCCACACCTGATAACCTCAATTTCTTTATCTCGTTCCCTGGAAGCCCAATATATTCGTCCTTAAGTTTCTGCTTTACTGAATAAACTACATAACCCTATCATTCAGGGTGAGCAGAGGAAGTTAAAGCCTGAAACAGTACTATGGATGATTGTTATAAGGCTCAAGAGAAGACACCTGGCTGGGTATGACGTGGTAAGTCTTAAAGGCTTTTACTTTAAGGTCCTTTCTCAAGTAAAACTCTTCTCCTGCAGAGAAAAGCAATTACATTGAGGTGATCAAATGCAAAAGACTCTACATCCGTCAAAAACACATCTTTTCTAAAATAAATGCACAAATTAATAAATGTATAAATCAAGTGTTAATTAGAAGATAGTTATTACCCACATCCAAGCCAATCAAAGTATGGTTCAATTCTGATTGATCCATATCTCTATGTGCTTGAAAAATCGTTTCAACATTTTCCTTTATGGTCTTTGGCACAATTACAGTTGGGGCTGCCATT encodes:
- the LOC113741662 gene encoding nuclear ribonuclease Z-like isoform X2, encoding MEEEKKKSKGRGQRREQGKRGLEIEGYQIEGISIAGHETCVIIPSLNLAFDIGKCPQRAISQQFLFISHGHMDHIGGLPMFVATRGLYRMAAPTVIVPKTIKENVETIFQAHRDMDQSELNHTLIGLDVGEEFYLRKDLKVKAFKTYHVIPSQGYVVYSVKQKLKDEYIGLPGNEIKKLRLSGVEITYTTTTPEVAFTGDTTSDFIVDSNNIDALRAKILIMESTYVEDTMTVDDARDYGHTHLSEIIHYADMFENKAILLIHFSARYQLD
- the LOC113741662 gene encoding tRNase Z TRZ1-like isoform X3 yields the protein MEEEKKKSKGRGQRREQGKRGLEIEGYQIEGISIAGHETCVIIPSLNLAFDIGKCPQRAISQQFLFISHGHMDHIGGLPMFVATRGLYRMAAPTVIVPKTIKENVETIFQAHRDMDQSELNHTLIGLDVGEEFYLRKDLKVKAFKTYHVIPSQITYTTTTPEVAFTGDTTSDFIVDSNNIDALRAKILIMESTYVEDTMTVDDARDYGHTHLSEIIHYADMFENKAILLIHFSARYQLDVIQHAISSLAPPLAGRVFALTDGF
- the LOC113741662 gene encoding tRNase Z TRZ1-like isoform X1, which produces MEEEKKKSKGRGQRREQGKRGLEIEGYQIEGISIAGHETCVIIPSLNLAFDIGKCPQRAISQQFLFISHGHMDHIGGLPMFVATRGLYRMAAPTVIVPKTIKENVETIFQAHRDMDQSELNHTLIGLDVGEEFYLRKDLKVKAFKTYHVIPSQGYVVYSVKQKLKDEYIGLPGNEIKKLRLSGVEITYTTTTPEVAFTGDTTSDFIVDSNNIDALRAKILIMESTYVEDTMTVDDARDYGHTHLSEIIHYADMFENKAILLIHFSARYQLDVIQHAISSLAPPLAGRVFALTDGF
- the LOC113741324 gene encoding uncharacterized protein, whose protein sequence is MSLLETIIKASSGLARPDYESEYPIVLNPDPVFLNLKPENEDPIDRILVKKDDGWPIAQNDAERIELGRNFFKKLRRKLKNANSFTKDEFFEMFNPFLEKNGEILGISAEIGRREVGYSVKLVEKVGYLMGRDVRGLILEACIVLELWDVLESLIVNKLVLHSCVSNLVNNLIEKRRSDLIVLCVKHIGDIQTYEIMCILKYFLCPSKEGYESMVSVRKDWESQALLAIEKVSDKNLTGKKLSVARDASLLIMVAYDGFSVSELCLHYLLASKNVDDVILASCISKLNGLEMMSLIQYLSKWLNKYERFPQVSPCPKASSLLGLKVCEWIPSLQDVVRCLGLVIDEHFSSLVLHPEFHEEMRSLGGLASSLAAEARLCGSLANLTERLRTDHRG